A part of Streptomyces sp. DSM 40750 genomic DNA contains:
- a CDS encoding LysR substrate-binding domain-containing protein, whose protein sequence is MLDLRRLHMLKTVASRGSIAAAAQSLALSAGAVSQQLSALRRDVGVDLLRPDGRTVALTEAGRVLLEHADRILAAVQEAESAVAAVKGAVGATATLAALPSTVARIVAPALTALGSHHPQLTVTCLVTDQAQLRELTLGTVDVVLGQRYHHLPDATPRGIEVSPLLDDPLLVVTAADQAEERPVALRELATHSLAVPPPTTDCGQAVLHAFHQAGFTPTTRYVTADIAAQLALARAGLATALVPRTAIDPATPGIRTAPIEDRPILRLLFAATRHTETANPTTTAVIAALRTAVRQGRTTHLPPA, encoded by the coding sequence ATGCTGGACCTCCGCCGTTTGCACATGCTCAAGACCGTCGCCTCCCGAGGTTCCATCGCCGCGGCCGCCCAGTCGCTGGCGCTGTCGGCCGGTGCCGTGTCCCAGCAGTTGTCCGCGCTGCGGCGCGACGTGGGAGTCGATCTGCTGCGCCCCGACGGGCGAACCGTGGCACTGACGGAGGCGGGCCGGGTGCTCCTCGAACACGCCGACCGGATCCTCGCCGCCGTGCAGGAGGCCGAGAGCGCCGTCGCGGCGGTCAAGGGCGCGGTCGGCGCCACCGCCACCCTCGCCGCGTTGCCCTCGACCGTCGCCCGGATCGTGGCCCCCGCACTGACCGCGCTGGGCTCACACCACCCGCAGCTCACCGTGACGTGCCTCGTCACCGACCAGGCGCAACTGCGGGAACTCACCCTGGGCACCGTCGACGTGGTGCTGGGACAGCGGTATCACCACCTGCCCGATGCCACACCCCGGGGCATCGAGGTCTCCCCGCTGCTCGACGATCCGCTGCTCGTCGTCACCGCGGCCGACCAGGCCGAGGAGCGGCCCGTCGCCCTGCGGGAACTGGCCACGCACAGCCTCGCCGTACCGCCGCCGACCACGGACTGCGGACAGGCCGTCCTGCACGCCTTCCACCAGGCCGGCTTCACACCCACGACGCGCTACGTCACCGCCGACATCGCTGCCCAGCTCGCCCTCGCACGGGCCGGGCTCGCCACCGCGCTCGTCCCCCGGACGGCCATCGACCCGGCCACACCCGGAATCCGCACGGCGCCCATCGAGGACCGTCCGATCCTGCGCCTGCTCTTCGCCGCGACGCGGCACACCGAGACCGCGAACCCGACGACCACGGCCGTCATCGCGGCGCTGCGCACAGCCGTGCGGCAGGGTCGTACCACGCACCTCCCGCCGGCCTAG